Genomic segment of Parabacteroides pacaensis:
TTTAAGACGATGACGGATAAAACCGATAAATGGGGGAATTTACTGCCGGATTCGGCTCGCCTGACGAAAGTGGGATGCTTTATCCGGAAAACTTCTCTGGATGAGATACCGCAACTGATAAATGTATTGATAGGAGATATGTCATTAATAGGCCCCCGTCCTTTATTGGTGAGATATTTGCCTTATTACCGGGAGCGGGAACGGCTGCGTCATTCCGTACGTCCGGGAATAACCGGGTGGGCTCAGGTAGGTGGTCGTAACCGGTTGGGATGGGACGAACGTTTGGAGAAAGATATATGGTATGTAGAACATCTTTCTTTCGGGCTGGATGTGAAAATTGTAGGATTGACCATAAAAAAAATACTGAAGAAAGAAGGAGTGGTCGTAGATGCTCATTCCGTAATGAAAGACTTGGATGAAGAAAGGAAAGGATATGAATTTGCAGGTTAGGTTTGCGGAAAAAAAGGACGTTGGGACGATTGTACGGTTGGTACGGGAAGGATTTCCAAAAGATATTATTGATAGAATGATATATGGAGCCGACGGCATCGGAAAATATATAGAGATACAGTTGGAGGAAAAAAGTTCGGAGACCCGTTATATCATTACTGAAAAAAAAAGGCAAGTAGTCGGTTTTGTGGAATATCGATGTTTGCTGGATAGTTTGGTATTGAATTATATCGTAATCGACTTGGAATTTAGGGGAAAAGGATTGGCCTCTCTTCTGCTGAAAGAAAGTATACGTTTGTTGAATCCTGCCGGCTGTCGGGTCATATTGGATGTTTTCGATTACAATACAACGGCTTTGCGTTGGTATGAAAAGTTTGGCTTCAAACCGACGGGTACTTCTTACTGGTACGATCTGAAATTCGGAGAATTGGAAAAAAAGGGAAATGAAGTATACATAGTAAATTTTCCGCAGGCTTGTTCCTTGTATAGGAATTTCGGTTTCTCCATGTTGACATTGCGGTCCGGGCAGCACTATTACAATGTGGGTATCTTGGGACGTCATTGGCTAAGAATCACGCAGAAAGAACTGTTGTCGGATCCGGATGTCTTGCTTTTTCTGGCTCAAAAATATCCTGAACGGAAATACTTTGTCCTGTTGCCAGAAAAAATTTCTTCAGAATCGGGACAAGGAATAGAAATTCGGGAAGTTGTCAAAAGTTATAGAATGGAATGTGAATTAAATGCATGGAAATGATCATTGAAAAAATAGCTTCAAAAAATAATTACCGGAGAAATATCCTGTTTTTCGACCGGGCCCGGGACGGTTTTAAAAGGTGGCTGGAAGCAATCCGGGAAGACGAAAAGGACATAGTTTTATTACCGGCTTATATCGGTTGGTCTCCCCGGGAAGGATCGGGAGTTTTCGATCCGGTAAGAGAATCAGGAATGAGGTATGCCTTTTACCGGATGGACGACCGGTTGCATATCGATCTCGCGGATCTGAAGCAAAAGTTGGAGCAAGGTAATATAAAAGTTTTTGTCCTGATTCATTATTTCGGGCATGTTGATCCCAATTACGGTAAAATCATCGATTTGGCCCATTCCTATGGATGTCTTATTCTGGAAGACGAAGCACATGCACTTTTTACGGATGTGATAGATGGTAAGGCCGGAAGAAAAGGGGATGCAGCTATTTATTCCCTTCATAAAATGTTACCGGTAAAAAAAGGGGGAGCTTTGGTGCTGAACGGGGAGTCTCTCTATCGGCAGGCACAGATGGATACGGAGGTATTGTTTTCTTATGATCTTTACTCGATAGCAGCGCGGAGAAAAGCCAACGTATATCATTTGAGAAAATTGCTGACGGATTGTGAAGGTGTCCATTCTTTGTGGAAGGACACGGAGGACACGGAGACTTTACAGACTTTTCCCGTGATTGTGGAAAAAGCAGACCGGAACATTCTTTATGAGAGGATGAATAATGCCGGTTTTGGGGTGGTAAGCCTCTATCATACTTTGATTGAAGATATTTCTCGCGATGAATTTCCGGAATCGTATAATTTATCTGGAAAGATACTCAATTTACCAGTTCATCAGGATATCTCGGAGCAACAATTGAAGTTGTTGGTAGAATGCCTGAAAAAGATAATTAAAGAATCAGAATAAACTTTATGAAAATTTTGAATGCAGCCCTTGAGGCCGAAAAAAAAGCGTGGTTAGCGATTTGGCAAAAATGGGACGGTAAGGAAGTGTATGCTCATCCGGACTATGTGTCTTTATATCTGGACGAGCATTCGCAAGCATGTTGTGCCGTATCGGAAGAAAAAGAAAGTACCGTTATTTATCCGTTTATATTAAGGGATTTGAGTGCAGAGCCTTGTTATGAAACTTCTATGGAAAAGGCATACGATATTACAACTGCCTATGGATATGGAGGTTGTTATATGTGGGGGACGGCGGACCGGCGAACTTCGGCAACCCGGTTCTATGCGGAATTTCAGGAATGGGCCCGGCAAAATCGGATTGTCAGTGAATTTGTCCGATTCTCACTTGATTCGATGACAAGAGAATTTTATCCGGGATGTGTGGAACTGAATAATGATAATGTAGTGGTCGATTTGACGGTGGATAAGGAAACTCTGTGGCATAATTTCAAGCATAAAGTTCGCAAGAATGTAAACCGGGCCATGAATAACCAAGTGAAGGTGGAATGTGATTTGCAGGGAGAAAATTTGGAAGCTTTCCTAGAGATATACTATAGTACAATGGAAAGAAGAGAAGCAGACAGCGATTATTATTTCCCTCGGGAGTATTTCGAGGCGATCGGCCGTGATTTGAAAGGACAGTTCGCCTATTTTCATGCTGTTTTCGAAGGAAAGGTTATTTCTACGGAATTAGTGCTGGTTTCGGATTATAATATCTATTCGTTTTTAGGAGGTACGAAAGAGGAATATTTCGATTTGCGTCCCAACGATTTGCTGAAATATGAAATTATTAATTGGGGGCGGGAAAATGGAAAGAAGCGGTTTATATTGGGAGGAGGTTATACTCCTCACGATGGAATTTTCAATTATAAGCTAACCTTTGCTCCTGAAGGCATCTGGCCTTTTTACGTCGGGAAACAGATATTCGACCCGCAGACGTATAATTTTCTGGTAAAGAATAAGCAAGCTTTATGTGAGGCCTGCTATTATGAATGGAATTCGAAAACATCATTCTTTCCTTTATACAGGATAAAATTTTAGAAGTGTACGTGTCTTGTTTTTTGGTAAGATTTCACTTTTTATATATTGCATTTGATCAGATCCAATTTTATAATTAGATAATTGAAAAATGAAGGTTATGTATAGTTATGAAAATTTAAAGAGACTATATGAGTTCCATTCTTTTTATTTTTTACTTCAGAATAAGTTCAAAAATATAATAGATAATTTATGAATAAACGAATATGGCTTTCTCTTGCCCACATGTCAGGGCGTGAACAAAAGTTTATAAAAGAAGCCTTTGATACCAATTGGGTTGTTCCTTTAGGTCCGAATGTGAATGCATTTGAAAAAGAATTATCTCAATATATTGGAGAAAATAAACATGTTGTAGCATTAAGTGCCGGGACGGCAGCACTTCACTTAGGACTTATTCTCTTGGATGTAAAACCGGGGGATGAAGTAATCTGTCAGAGTTTTACTTTTGCAGCATCTGCTAACCCAATTGCCTACCAGGGAGCAAGGCCTGTATTTGTAGATAGTGAAAAGGATACCTGGAACATGAATCCGATTTTTCTGGAAGAAGCCATTAAAGACAGGTTACGCAAGACGGGCAAACTGCCTAAAGCCATAATTCCGGTGCATTTATATGGCATGCCGGCAAAGATGGACGAGATAGTTTACATTGCAGATCACTACGGCATCCCTATTTTGGAAGATGCTGCCGAAGCGTTAGGCTCGGAGTATAAGGGATACAAATGTGGGACTTTCGGTCATTATTCGGCCTTCTCTTTTAATGGCAATAAGATGATTACTACTTCGGGAGGTGGCGCATTGATTTGTCAGAGTAAGGAAGAAGCAAAGCGGGTTATGTTTTATGCTACCCAAGCCAGAGAAAATGCTCCCCATTATCAACATGAGAAGATTGGATATAATTACCGGATGAGTAATATCTGCGCCGGCATAGGAAGAGGACAGATGTTTGTTTTGGATGAACATATTGCGTGTCGTCGGGCGATTCATAAATTATATACCGAGTGGTTGAAAGATATTCCTGGAATTACTGTAAAGCAGAATCCTTCGGCGGATTTTAATTCCAATTTCTGGTTGACTTGTATTTTGATAGATACTAATAAGTGTGGAGTAACCAGAGAGGATATTCGTTTATATTTGGAAGAAAAGAATATTGAGACGCGTCCTTTATGGAAACCGATGCATTTGCAACCTGTTTTTACCGGTGCTCCCTTTTATGGGGATGGCACCTCGGAACATTTATTTGAAAAGGGGCTGTGTTTACCTTCGGGTCCTACATTAACGGATGAAGATATTCGTTTTGTAGTTGATTCCATTGTGTCTAAAATGGAAATAAGGAAATAATATGGAACAAGAATCTGTTACTCAAAGGGAAGAACAGGAAATAGATTTGATAGCGCTGGCGGGAAAGATATGGAAAAGGCGCAAATTTGTCTTTAAAGCGGCCGGGATAGGAATAGTAGTAGGTTTAGTTATAGCCTTTAGCCTTCCTAAAGAATATGTAACGGGAGTCAAGTTAAGTCCAGAGAATACCGAGGTAAGCAAAACGGGTCAACTAGGAGGCTTGGCTGCGATGGCAGGAATTAACTTAGGAGGAGCTGTAGGCCCGGATGCTTTGGTGCCGGATATTTATCCTGATATTGTCTCGAGTACTCCTTTTTTGTTGGAATTGATAAACATCCCAGTAGAAAGTGCGGATGGGAAAAAGAAGATGAGCTTTTACGAGTATATGGATGAGCATCAGAAAAAGCCTTGGTGGGGATACATTACTTCTGCCCCCTTTAAATTGTTAGGCTGGGGTGTTTCTTTGTTTAAGGAAAAGGAAGTAAGCGATAATGATTCTATTGATCCGTTTCATTTAACAAAAGATCAGGAAGCATTCATTAAGGGCATTAAGGAAAAGATTGTAGTAAGTGTGGATAAGAAGTCTGGCGTAATAACTTCTTCTGTCACCATGCAGGATCCGCTAATTTCTGCTACTGTTATGAATGTTGTTTTAGAAAATCTTCAAAACTATATAACGGATTACAGAACTCGTAAAGCCAAGCATGACCTGGCTTTTAGTGAAAAGCTATTCAAAGAAGCGAAGGAATCTTATTTTGCCGCGCAAAAGGCTTATGCTAGGTATGTAGATGAAAATCATAATGTCATCTTAGCTCGGTTTAAAACGGAAGAAGAGCGTTTACGCAATGAAATGACGTTGGCTTATGGAGTTTATAACCAGATGGCGCAGCAATTGGAGATGGATAAAGTAAAGGTGCAGAAGGTAACCCCTGTATATACTGTTATCGAGCCTGCTAAAGTAGCTATTAAAGCTACAAAACCCAATAAACCGATGATTTTAATAGGCTTTGTTTTTTTGTCGATAGTAATAAGCGTAGGTTATATCCTCTTTGGAGAGACCTTGCTTAATGAATTAAAGAACATAAAAAATAAGTAGTTCCTTGATATATTATTGTAATCACTCTATATAGTATAGCTATTATGTATACTAATAATTATATTAATTGTCTGCTTACTACTGTTACCTGTATCTAAGACTTGATTATTTTTTTACTATCTCTTTACCATAGAATTAAACTAGATAACACTGAATGATAAAAATACGGGATAATGAAAGACTCATATAAAGAAATCGTACGCAGTGTCCCCAATAGCGATTGTGCATTTAAATACATAGAATTAGGACGCGGCGTATCTCTGCCCTCTTGGGATAAGGAAAAGAACCTGTTGTTGTTTGTATTGGAAGGGAAATTAAAGCTTTCTATCGGTGAGGCTTCTTTCCGCTTTTTACAGAAAGGAAGCTTTGTTTTGCTTTCCAAGGGAGAGGCTTTTAAAGGGACAGGGATGCAGCCGGATACCCGTTTGGTGATTTTCCTTTTTAACCGGGTGGATACGGTGTGGACTTCCACAAAAATCAAAAAGCTCCTGGATGCCTCGGATAAAAAAGCCGGAAAGCCCCATGAGCCGTTGTCGATAGTTCGTCCTTTAGAAATGTTTTTAAAGCTAATTGTTCTTTACACGGAAGAAAAAAATATAGACAAATCCTTTTACGCCAATAAAGAAAGCGAACTGTTATCGCTACTTTACACTTTTTATTCCTCCGAGGAGTTAGGTAGGATGTTTTATCCTCTTTTACACACCAATCTGGACTTTAAAAGTTTTGTGGAGGCGAATTACCTGAAAGTGGAAAGCGCTTCGGAATTAGCGGATCTCGCCGGTTGTAGCCTAGTAACCTTAAATCGTAAATTCAAGGAATATTTCCAGGATACGGCTTACCAGTGGATCATAAAAAACAAAATGGTATTGATCTTAAAGCGTCTTCAAACTCCTTCGGGATCTTTGGCAGAGATTGCGAAAGAGTTCGGTTTTTATTCGGGTTCGGAGTTAAATCGTTTTTGCCAGCGTCAGTTCGGTACTTCTGCTTTAAAACTTCGCAAGCAGGCTATCGGGAAAAAGACGGTTCGCAAAGTGTAGTTTTTTTAAGCCATTTATATAAATTGATTTCCGTATATTTTCCTATTAATAACTTTTAAAAAAATAAGCATCTTTTGTCGGCGTACTGTATTGGAGTGGATTACACGTATAAATTAAGAAAAAAATAGAATACAACAAATTAATACAAATATATACAAAGAAGAATTTATAGTGCTAAGGAAAAGAAGCCTAGCTTTTATTTCCTTGGCACTATTTTTTATATACTCTTCTCCTTTTTTTATAGGTTAAATTCTTTGTAATAAGCTCTTAACAAAAAACACACGAAAAAGTTTATAAAAAAGGCATGTTTTTATTTGGATATTATAAAAAGAGTTTTTACTTTTGCACCCGCTTTCGAGAGAGAAACGCTAAAGGGTTTACATGATGAAAAGGGATTAAAATCAAGCCGTAGGTGAGGTTAGAAGCGTCTAAGCAATATCCAACCCCTTGAGGCAGTCCGGAAGAAAATTCTAAAACTTTCTTAAAAACATTTGGAGGTTAAAGAAAAAGTTCTTATCTTTGCACCCACGTTTCCGGTAAACGGAAGCAAAAAAACAAAAAAGAGTTCTTTGAAACAATTACATAAATCAACAAGTAGTACAACAAAAAGGTAAAACAATAAAAATACCGTCAAAAAAAGATTACTTGGATTCAATAAACAAGAGTAGGCATCTTGGAGCATAAGGAAATTAAAACAAACAAATTATACAACGAAGAGTTTGATCCTGGCTCAGGATGAACGCTAGCGACAGGCTTAACACATGCAAGTCGAGGGGCAGCACGAAAGGTAGCAATACTTTTTGGTGGCGACCGGCGCACGGGTGAGTAACGCGTATGCAACCTGCCTATCAGAGGGGCATAACCCGTCGAAAGACGGACTAATACCGCATAAAACAGGGGTCCCGCATGGGAATATTTGTTAAAGAATTATCGCTGATAGATGGGCATGCGTTCCATTAGATAGTTGGTGAGGTAACGGCCCACCAAGTCGACGATGGATAGGGGAACTGAGAGGTTGATCCCCCACATTGGTACTGAGACACGGACCAAACTCCTACGGGAGGCAGCAGTGAGGAATATTGGTCAATGGGCGGGAGCCTGAACCAGCCAAGTCGCGTGAAGGATGACTGCCCTATGGGTTGTAAACTTCTTTTATTCGGGAATAAAGTTCTCTACGTGTAGAGTTTTGTATGTACCGAATGAATAAGCATCGGCTAACTCCGTGCCAGCAGCCGCGGTAATACGGAGGATGCGAGCGTTATCCGGATTTATTGGGTTTAAAGGGTGTGTAGGTTGTTGTTTAAGTCAGCGGTGAAAGTTTGCAGCTTAACTGTAAAATTGCCGTTGAAACTGGA
This window contains:
- a CDS encoding sugar transferase, with amino-acid sequence MYRKYIKRGTDFCLALAGLLITFPLLLIVALLLIVVTGKSPFFLQPRPGKNEKIFRVIKFKTMTDKTDKWGNLLPDSARLTKVGCFIRKTSLDEIPQLINVLIGDMSLIGPRPLLVRYLPYYRERERLRHSVRPGITGWAQVGGRNRLGWDERLEKDIWYVEHLSFGLDVKIVGLTIKKILKKEGVVVDAHSVMKDLDEERKGYEFAG
- a CDS encoding GNAT family N-acetyltransferase encodes the protein MKKGKDMNLQVRFAEKKDVGTIVRLVREGFPKDIIDRMIYGADGIGKYIEIQLEEKSSETRYIITEKKRQVVGFVEYRCLLDSLVLNYIVIDLEFRGKGLASLLLKESIRLLNPAGCRVILDVFDYNTTALRWYEKFGFKPTGTSYWYDLKFGELEKKGNEVYIVNFPQACSLYRNFGFSMLTLRSGQHYYNVGILGRHWLRITQKELLSDPDVLLFLAQKYPERKYFVLLPEKISSESGQGIEIREVVKSYRMECELNAWK
- a CDS encoding DegT/DnrJ/EryC1/StrS family aminotransferase, whose translation is MEMIIEKIASKNNYRRNILFFDRARDGFKRWLEAIREDEKDIVLLPAYIGWSPREGSGVFDPVRESGMRYAFYRMDDRLHIDLADLKQKLEQGNIKVFVLIHYFGHVDPNYGKIIDLAHSYGCLILEDEAHALFTDVIDGKAGRKGDAAIYSLHKMLPVKKGGALVLNGESLYRQAQMDTEVLFSYDLYSIAARRKANVYHLRKLLTDCEGVHSLWKDTEDTETLQTFPVIVEKADRNILYERMNNAGFGVVSLYHTLIEDISRDEFPESYNLSGKILNLPVHQDISEQQLKLLVECLKKIIKESE
- a CDS encoding GNAT family N-acetyltransferase, producing the protein MKILNAALEAEKKAWLAIWQKWDGKEVYAHPDYVSLYLDEHSQACCAVSEEKESTVIYPFILRDLSAEPCYETSMEKAYDITTAYGYGGCYMWGTADRRTSATRFYAEFQEWARQNRIVSEFVRFSLDSMTREFYPGCVELNNDNVVVDLTVDKETLWHNFKHKVRKNVNRAMNNQVKVECDLQGENLEAFLEIYYSTMERREADSDYYFPREYFEAIGRDLKGQFAYFHAVFEGKVISTELVLVSDYNIYSFLGGTKEEYFDLRPNDLLKYEIINWGRENGKKRFILGGGYTPHDGIFNYKLTFAPEGIWPFYVGKQIFDPQTYNFLVKNKQALCEACYYEWNSKTSFFPLYRIKF
- a CDS encoding DegT/DnrJ/EryC1/StrS family aminotransferase, which translates into the protein MNKRIWLSLAHMSGREQKFIKEAFDTNWVVPLGPNVNAFEKELSQYIGENKHVVALSAGTAALHLGLILLDVKPGDEVICQSFTFAASANPIAYQGARPVFVDSEKDTWNMNPIFLEEAIKDRLRKTGKLPKAIIPVHLYGMPAKMDEIVYIADHYGIPILEDAAEALGSEYKGYKCGTFGHYSAFSFNGNKMITTSGGGALICQSKEEAKRVMFYATQARENAPHYQHEKIGYNYRMSNICAGIGRGQMFVLDEHIACRRAIHKLYTEWLKDIPGITVKQNPSADFNSNFWLTCILIDTNKCGVTREDIRLYLEEKNIETRPLWKPMHLQPVFTGAPFYGDGTSEHLFEKGLCLPSGPTLTDEDIRFVVDSIVSKMEIRK
- a CDS encoding Wzz/FepE/Etk N-terminal domain-containing protein, translated to MEQESVTQREEQEIDLIALAGKIWKRRKFVFKAAGIGIVVGLVIAFSLPKEYVTGVKLSPENTEVSKTGQLGGLAAMAGINLGGAVGPDALVPDIYPDIVSSTPFLLELINIPVESADGKKKMSFYEYMDEHQKKPWWGYITSAPFKLLGWGVSLFKEKEVSDNDSIDPFHLTKDQEAFIKGIKEKIVVSVDKKSGVITSSVTMQDPLISATVMNVVLENLQNYITDYRTRKAKHDLAFSEKLFKEAKESYFAAQKAYARYVDENHNVILARFKTEEERLRNEMTLAYGVYNQMAQQLEMDKVKVQKVTPVYTVIEPAKVAIKATKPNKPMILIGFVFLSIVISVGYILFGETLLNELKNIKNK
- a CDS encoding helix-turn-helix domain-containing protein — protein: MKDSYKEIVRSVPNSDCAFKYIELGRGVSLPSWDKEKNLLLFVLEGKLKLSIGEASFRFLQKGSFVLLSKGEAFKGTGMQPDTRLVIFLFNRVDTVWTSTKIKKLLDASDKKAGKPHEPLSIVRPLEMFLKLIVLYTEEKNIDKSFYANKESELLSLLYTFYSSEELGRMFYPLLHTNLDFKSFVEANYLKVESASELADLAGCSLVTLNRKFKEYFQDTAYQWIIKNKMVLILKRLQTPSGSLAEIAKEFGFYSGSELNRFCQRQFGTSALKLRKQAIGKKTVRKV